The Vallitalea longa genome includes a window with the following:
- a CDS encoding DUF362 domain-containing protein encodes MRQRKRMSSDISITNDPNESKAITDGLNNITAHELITENDVVVITPNWVNFDKPNPDSAVVVGHESLRTIIKYVKGNNPKRIVVATGSGGQPTSDVMKKVGYDQIIQNEGVEFIDLNYGPYTTISLNNQRPSSTKINKLIEDVTVLISFTQLKHHESATMSACIKNIALAWPPAEIHGYPKKALGIHDDIHSFICTMAETIPIDISILSCNPTMIGTGPTGGIPRHTELVVCGTDPISVDTIGARLLGFKPEAVQYLDKCDRLKMGITDLKQMNMIGLDLVSAEQQFSKKVYGETLAIDSKN; translated from the coding sequence ATGCGACAAAGGAAAAGAATGTCTTCAGACATATCCATAACCAATGACCCCAATGAAAGTAAAGCTATAACAGATGGACTTAATAATATTACCGCACATGAATTAATTACTGAAAATGATGTAGTAGTCATAACTCCCAACTGGGTCAATTTTGATAAACCTAATCCGGATTCTGCAGTTGTAGTTGGACATGAAAGCCTAAGAACCATTATTAAATACGTTAAAGGCAATAACCCCAAAAGAATAGTAGTTGCAACTGGTTCTGGTGGACAACCCACTAGTGATGTCATGAAAAAAGTTGGTTATGATCAAATAATCCAAAATGAAGGTGTTGAATTTATAGATCTAAATTATGGTCCTTATACAACTATCAGTCTTAACAACCAAAGACCTTCATCAACCAAAATAAATAAACTAATTGAAGATGTAACAGTACTAATTTCATTTACCCAACTTAAACATCATGAATCTGCAACAATGTCAGCTTGTATTAAGAATATTGCTCTTGCATGGCCTCCAGCAGAGATACATGGATATCCTAAAAAAGCTCTAGGCATACATGATGATATTCATAGTTTTATATGTACAATGGCAGAAACAATACCTATAGATATATCTATTTTAAGTTGTAATCCAACTATGATAGGAACTGGTCCAACAGGAGGTATTCCTAGACACACTGAACTAGTTGTTTGTGGAACAGATCCCATTTCAGTAGATACTATAGGCGCTAGATTATTAGGTTTCAAACCTGAAGCAGTTCAATATTTGGATAAATGTGATAGATTGAAAATGGGAATAACAGACTTAAAACAAATGAATATGATTGGATTGGATCTAGTCAGTGCCGAACAACAATTCAGCAAAAAAGTATATGGAGAAACATTAGCTATAGATAGTAAAAATTAA
- a CDS encoding helix-turn-helix domain-containing protein — MKPYKENLILPEFPFPVDVFIQDNQKSNITVKPHWHDCVEILYMIEGNALQQINDKVIDVKTNDVILLVNGDIHGTWCNNYDKTKILVVKFLTDMLSNLSVIYESKYIITFLQKTRNQKLYAPRVFQSQREIIDIFIGIYNEFIEKRVGYEIFIKGYIYQMIALLIRNDELQLYEPGIKEEELQEINPILKYIELHYREKITLEKAAFMANKSYYYFSRFFKKVTGSNFKEYIDFVRICEAEKLFLNKDMNISQVAYEVGYNNISSFNRVYKRIRGYSPSKIKKAKYVKK; from the coding sequence ATGAAACCATATAAAGAAAATTTGATTTTACCTGAATTTCCTTTTCCTGTTGACGTGTTTATTCAAGATAATCAAAAATCAAATATAACTGTTAAACCACATTGGCATGATTGTGTTGAAATATTGTATATGATAGAAGGTAATGCTTTACAACAAATAAATGATAAAGTTATTGATGTAAAAACTAATGATGTAATTTTACTAGTAAATGGGGATATACATGGTACATGGTGTAATAATTATGATAAAACAAAAATACTAGTTGTTAAGTTTTTGACAGACATGTTAAGTAATTTATCTGTTATATATGAATCTAAATATATAATCACATTTTTACAAAAGACAAGAAACCAAAAACTCTATGCTCCTAGAGTTTTTCAGAGCCAAAGAGAAATAATTGATATATTCATAGGAATTTACAATGAATTTATAGAAAAAAGAGTTGGATATGAGATATTTATTAAAGGTTATATTTATCAAATGATAGCTCTTTTAATTAGAAATGATGAATTACAATTATATGAACCCGGAATTAAAGAAGAGGAGTTACAAGAAATCAATCCCATATTAAAATATATAGAGTTGCATTATAGAGAGAAAATTACCCTTGAAAAAGCTGCATTTATGGCTAATAAAAGTTATTATTATTTTTCGCGTTTCTTTAAGAAAGTTACTGGTAGTAATTTTAAAGAATATATTGATTTTGTTAGAATTTGTGAAGCTGAAAAATTATTTCTTAATAAAGATATGAACATTTCTCAGGTTGCCTATGAAGTAGGATATAATAATATATCTAGTTTTAACAGAGTGTACAAAAGAATCAGGGGATATTCTCCCAGTAAGATTAAAAAAGCAAAATATGTAAAGAAATGA
- a CDS encoding flavin reductase family protein — protein MNKKQALAKSSLQPAPKVLVSCRDKNGKDNALAVGYCGNCSYDPPMVMVGIVPSRYSYQMVKDTKCFVVNLPTKDFKKEFDYLGSVSGRDEDKLAKINTADASKVNAPILVDCPVNIECTVVDSIMTGSHEMFIGKIEKVNADENIVDADGNIDYSKLDLI, from the coding sequence ATGAATAAAAAACAGGCTTTAGCAAAATCTAGTTTACAACCAGCACCAAAAGTATTAGTATCTTGTAGAGATAAAAATGGTAAGGACAATGCACTTGCTGTTGGTTATTGTGGTAATTGTAGCTACGATCCACCAATGGTAATGGTTGGAATAGTTCCATCTAGATATTCATACCAAATGGTAAAGGATACAAAATGTTTTGTTGTAAATCTACCTACTAAAGATTTTAAAAAAGAATTTGATTATTTAGGTAGTGTAAGTGGGAGAGATGAAGATAAATTAGCTAAAATTAATACAGCTGATGCAAGTAAAGTCAATGCACCTATCTTAGTTGATTGTCCAGTAAATATTGAATGTACAGTTGTTGATTCTATCATGACAGGTTCACATGAAATGTTTATAGGAAAAATTGAAAAGGTAAATGCGGATGAAAACATTGTTGATGCAGATGGAAACATCGATTATTCTAAATTAGATTTAATTTAA
- a CDS encoding uroporphyrinogen decarboxylase family protein: MSNFIPDYMNLVNAANNVKPDRMPLYEHIISDERMEKILNKKFVDLINGNQADKREYMKIYTGFFREMGYDTVSMERCIGAIMPGSGALGNHQPGVIKTRDDFNKYPWKEIPDLFFKAYSEDFIVLREEMPEGMKAIGGPGNGVFECVQDIVGYTDLCYISIDDPELYKDLFREVGDMMIQIWKRFLNEFGDIYAVCRFGDDLGFKSQTLISTTDIRNNIIPQYQKIIAQVHSYNKPFLLHSCGQIFDVMDDLINIAKINAKHSNEDQIAPFSVWVEKYGDVIGNFGGVDTDVLCRSTEQEIKKYVKNVIDSSINHKGFALGSGNSIPSYVPIEGYLAMVETARIQRGE; encoded by the coding sequence ATGAGTAACTTTATACCGGATTATATGAATCTTGTAAACGCAGCAAATAATGTAAAGCCTGATAGAATGCCGTTATATGAGCATATTATTTCAGATGAAAGAATGGAGAAAATTCTTAATAAAAAGTTTGTTGATTTAATTAATGGGAACCAAGCAGATAAAAGAGAATATATGAAAATTTATACTGGGTTTTTTAGAGAAATGGGATATGATACTGTTTCAATGGAAAGATGTATCGGTGCAATAATGCCGGGAAGTGGTGCTCTAGGGAACCATCAACCTGGAGTTATTAAAACGAGAGATGATTTTAATAAATATCCATGGAAAGAAATTCCTGATTTGTTTTTCAAGGCTTATTCTGAGGATTTTATAGTATTAAGAGAAGAAATGCCAGAAGGAATGAAAGCCATAGGGGGACCAGGTAATGGAGTTTTTGAATGTGTACAAGATATAGTGGGATATACTGATCTCTGCTATATCTCAATAGATGATCCTGAACTTTACAAAGATTTATTTAGGGAAGTAGGGGACATGATGATTCAAATATGGAAAAGATTTTTAAATGAATTTGGAGATATATATGCTGTATGCAGGTTTGGTGATGACCTTGGATTCAAAAGTCAAACTTTAATATCAACTACAGATATTAGAAATAATATTATCCCTCAATACCAGAAAATAATTGCCCAAGTTCATTCTTATAACAAGCCTTTTTTACTACATTCATGCGGTCAGATTTTCGATGTAATGGATGATCTCATTAATATAGCTAAAATTAATGCTAAACATTCTAATGAAGACCAAATAGCTCCTTTTTCAGTATGGGTTGAAAAATATGGAGATGTTATTGGTAATTTTGGAGGCGTTGATACAGATGTATTATGTCGCTCCACCGAACAAGAAATAAAAAAATATGTAAAAAATGTAATAGATTCTTCAATTAATCACAAAGGATTTGCTCTAGGTTCAGGTAATTCCATACCAAGTTATGTTCCTATAGAAGGTTATTTAGCCATGGTAGAAACAGCAAGAATTCAAAGAGGCGAATAG
- a CDS encoding diaminopimelate dehydrogenase, with the protein MKHIIKVGIVGYGNLGKGVEFSIKQNDDIKLTAIFTRRDPKSLVVADKDIKVLSISEAEKYKNDIDVLILCGGSATDLPVQGPQFAKMFNTVDSFDTHAKIPEYFESVNEAAKSNGNVSIISVGWDPGLFSMNRLLSESILPDGKGYTFWGRGVSQGHSDAIRRIEGVKGAVQYTIPIENALEKVRAGEAPELSTREKHLRDCYVVAEEGADKDKIEKEIKEMPNYFSDYDTNVTFITEEELKATHSEMPHGGFVIRSGKTGEENKHNQIIEFSLKLDSNPELTGSVLVAYARAIYRLSQEGATGAKTVFDIPLAYLSPKTGEELRKQLL; encoded by the coding sequence ATGAAACACATTATAAAAGTTGGTATAGTTGGCTATGGTAACCTAGGAAAAGGCGTAGAATTTTCCATAAAGCAAAATGATGATATCAAGTTAACTGCTATTTTTACAAGACGAGATCCAAAATCTTTAGTAGTCGCTGATAAAGATATAAAAGTATTATCAATATCCGAGGCAGAAAAATATAAAAATGATATTGATGTTTTAATTTTATGTGGGGGCTCAGCTACTGATCTTCCTGTACAAGGACCTCAGTTTGCAAAAATGTTCAATACAGTGGATAGTTTTGATACTCATGCTAAAATACCAGAATACTTTGAATCAGTTAATGAAGCTGCCAAATCAAATGGTAATGTAAGTATTATATCAGTTGGTTGGGATCCAGGACTATTTTCTATGAACAGATTATTATCAGAATCTATATTACCAGACGGAAAAGGTTATACTTTCTGGGGTCGTGGTGTTAGTCAAGGCCATTCTGATGCGATTAGAAGAATTGAAGGAGTCAAAGGAGCAGTTCAATATACTATTCCTATTGAAAATGCTCTTGAAAAAGTTAGAGCAGGAGAAGCACCAGAATTATCAACTCGTGAAAAACACTTAAGAGACTGTTATGTTGTAGCTGAAGAAGGTGCTGATAAAGATAAGATAGAAAAAGAAATTAAAGAAATGCCTAATTATTTTTCTGATTATGATACTAATGTAACTTTCATAACCGAAGAAGAACTGAAAGCTACTCATTCAGAGATGCCTCATGGGGGATTTGTAATCCGCAGCGGGAAAACAGGTGAAGAAAATAAGCATAATCAAATCATTGAATTTTCTCTCAAACTAGATAGTAATCCAGAACTTACTGGTAGTGTTTTAGTCGCTTATGCGAGAGCAATCTATAGATTAAGCCAAGAAGGTGCAACTGGTGCAAAAACTGTTTTCGACATACCACTTGCATACTTATCACCTAAGACTGGTGAAGAATTAAGAAAACAATTATTATAA
- a CDS encoding LacI family DNA-binding transcriptional regulator produces MSTNKKKYFGIRDIAKIAGVSTATVSRVINSPDSTSESIRKKVMAVIEEYNYVPNQMAKNLFSMTSNSIAIFVYDMENPFFTSLVKKLNNIAFKNKYTLLICDTENNIDKEQEYLNYCKSIRTSGIILTEGVNYDLYSSDSQQTIACLDRSADTRFSTVRSDNVKGMKLLIDYLYNLNHRKIAFAGAMDEFQTATERKNSYIKSLKSHNIDVDEEYIFTGHFNYETGVKALNYFWSLNQKPTAIVCANDQIAKGLIMEAYKLNISVPNDLSVVGFDGIVSSYFYPRITTIEQNIKKLAKALFKAITSKSTAPVHEIIDVSIVIGESCKKIELE; encoded by the coding sequence TTGAGTACTAATAAAAAAAAGTATTTTGGTATTAGAGATATAGCAAAGATTGCAGGAGTTTCAACTGCAACTGTTTCAAGAGTTATTAATTCACCAGATTCAACATCGGAAAGTATCAGAAAAAAAGTGATGGCAGTTATAGAAGAATATAATTATGTTCCAAATCAAATGGCCAAAAATCTATTTTCAATGACTTCAAATTCAATAGCTATTTTTGTTTATGATATGGAAAATCCATTCTTTACGTCGTTGGTTAAAAAACTTAATAACATCGCCTTTAAAAATAAATATACACTATTGATTTGTGATACTGAAAATAACATCGATAAAGAACAAGAATATTTGAATTACTGTAAAAGTATACGTACTTCAGGAATAATACTTACTGAAGGAGTTAATTATGACCTTTATTCATCTGATAGTCAACAAACTATTGCATGTCTGGATAGATCAGCTGATACTAGGTTTTCTACTGTCCGATCAGATAATGTTAAAGGAATGAAACTTCTGATTGACTATCTATACAATCTTAACCATAGAAAAATAGCTTTTGCTGGAGCAATGGATGAATTCCAAACAGCAACAGAACGTAAGAATAGTTATATCAAATCATTGAAATCTCATAATATAGACGTTGATGAAGAATATATTTTTACAGGTCATTTTAATTACGAAACTGGTGTTAAGGCACTTAATTATTTTTGGTCTCTCAACCAAAAACCAACAGCGATTGTATGTGCAAATGACCAAATAGCAAAAGGGCTTATTATGGAAGCTTATAAATTGAACATTTCAGTTCCAAATGATTTATCTGTTGTAGGATTCGATGGAATTGTTTCATCATATTTTTATCCTAGAATAACAACAATTGAACAGAATATTAAAAAACTAGCTAAAGCATTATTTAAAGCAATAACCTCAAAATCAACTGCTCCTGTACACGAAATAATTGATGTTTCAATTGTCATTGGGGAATCTTGTAAGAAGATAGAATTAGAATAA